A window of Bacteroidota bacterium contains these coding sequences:
- a CDS encoding SprB repeat-containing protein yields MKYILALIASLFISHGSCQVIDNPHASGLATNASSNGYKVKWNVNPFDQKIFIENQGQFDVVLPNKGKVLFGAELGQIKAFFTANGLTYRYDEYPESKKENEEKEELEPATFLKHKTHYLAFTWEGANPNVTIQALGKRSDYYVYPTGLTSSVQVNLFKKIIYRNLYPGIDIEYIFPDGKEGIKYSIIVHPGGDPSKVKLKYIGAKNIKKDGGNVTIQSEIGEFIDHTPYSFYEGEEGINIQTKYKLNDNEESFLFEEGYDKTKTLVIDPWITTPIFPGAGLKRGPWDVDYDYNGNVYAASQNGLVKLNSSGSIIWTYQVSPVFIIYGEITVDRATGNVFIVGDGGISPSLGIVQKISTNGLLIASNSIAAKPGVMREFWRAAFNQCTNQLIIGAGGLQDIYQAGTIDINLTQFNLVNVMNLPINTLGGYDMVGVSIDPSGTSCYMANSSQSPFNTNTLIKLPCPAISPTSYNQPNGYIFGELNHNYYGSISSNGMNVIAAGNNGVYMWDGYTLKQFNKATGALITSNVIQTPVVLSGHVATRWAGIDVDACEKIYAGYQTSIKVFNSSLLQTNVITLPNNLDTVNDVAIGVKGKTLYACGTSFVTSIEISGPATDSITKATTQATCSCNGTATATFLKCGSPLTSGVTYLWSNGQTTQTATGLCAGIHNITLNYNCKDYRDTVMISAPGNIAVTSSQTNVTCNAGNTGNANVNVSGGLLPYTYSWSGGAGTSPNANNLTAGNYTVTVTDANGCKAIKIVGIDQPDPLIANLATTNNSCSSTGSATLYISNNAPYTYTWSTSQTGTSIGGLIAGTYTLTVNSSNGCSQTKIFN; encoded by the coding sequence ATGAAATATATACTTGCTTTAATTGCCTCTCTGTTTATTTCTCATGGATCGTGTCAGGTAATAGACAACCCACATGCTTCAGGTTTGGCAACAAATGCATCCTCAAACGGGTACAAAGTCAAATGGAATGTAAATCCATTTGATCAAAAAATATTTATTGAGAATCAGGGGCAGTTCGATGTTGTTTTACCAAACAAAGGTAAGGTGTTGTTCGGAGCGGAACTTGGGCAAATAAAAGCCTTCTTCACAGCAAACGGACTTACTTATCGCTATGATGAATACCCGGAAAGCAAGAAAGAAAATGAAGAAAAAGAGGAGCTTGAACCGGCAACATTTCTAAAACACAAAACACACTACCTGGCTTTTACATGGGAAGGCGCAAACCCAAATGTAACTATTCAGGCTCTGGGAAAACGATCCGACTACTATGTTTATCCAACCGGTCTCACTTCGTCAGTTCAGGTCAATCTGTTTAAAAAGATCATATATAGAAATCTTTACCCTGGAATTGATATTGAATATATTTTCCCGGACGGAAAAGAAGGAATAAAGTATTCGATAATAGTTCACCCCGGTGGAGATCCCTCAAAAGTAAAGTTGAAATACATAGGTGCAAAAAACATTAAAAAAGACGGAGGAAATGTGACTATACAGAGCGAAATAGGTGAATTCATTGATCATACACCATATAGTTTTTATGAAGGCGAGGAAGGAATAAACATACAAACGAAATACAAATTAAACGATAACGAAGAATCCTTTTTATTTGAAGAAGGGTATGACAAGACCAAGACTCTTGTGATAGACCCATGGATAACAACTCCGATCTTCCCTGGGGCAGGTTTAAAAAGAGGACCATGGGACGTAGATTATGATTATAACGGAAATGTATATGCCGCCTCCCAAAATGGTTTGGTAAAACTGAATAGTTCAGGCTCAATTATTTGGACTTACCAAGTTTCTCCTGTTTTTATCATATATGGGGAAATAACTGTAGACAGAGCAACGGGGAATGTATTTATTGTTGGGGATGGCGGTATTTCTCCCAGTTTAGGTATCGTTCAAAAAATTTCAACTAATGGATTACTTATAGCATCCAACTCAATCGCTGCCAAACCTGGTGTTATGCGTGAATTTTGGCGGGCAGCATTTAACCAATGTACGAATCAATTAATTATTGGAGCGGGTGGCTTACAAGATATTTACCAGGCAGGTACAATAGATATTAATCTGACTCAATTTAATCTTGTAAATGTGATGAACCTCCCCATTAATACTCTTGGGGGATATGATATGGTTGGTGTTTCTATTGATCCCTCAGGAACAAGTTGCTACATGGCTAACTCCAGCCAATCCCCATTTAATACGAATACTTTAATTAAATTACCCTGTCCCGCTATTAGTCCTACATCGTACAATCAGCCAAACGGATATATTTTCGGTGAACTTAATCATAATTATTATGGCAGTATTTCGTCGAATGGCATGAACGTTATTGCTGCGGGCAATAACGGTGTGTATATGTGGGATGGATACACGCTGAAGCAATTCAACAAAGCAACAGGGGCTTTAATTACAAGCAATGTAATTCAAACTCCTGTTGTTTTATCAGGACATGTTGCTACACGTTGGGCAGGAATTGATGTTGATGCATGCGAAAAAATATATGCAGGCTATCAAACATCCATTAAAGTATTCAATTCTTCTTTGCTACAAACAAATGTTATTACCCTTCCAAATAACCTCGATACGGTCAATGATGTAGCCATTGGTGTTAAAGGAAAAACACTATATGCTTGCGGAACATCATTTGTAACTTCCATAGAAATAAGTGGTCCTGCCACCGACTCAATTACAAAAGCTACAACTCAAGCCACCTGCTCTTGCAATGGCACGGCTACAGCTACTTTTTTAAAATGTGGGAGTCCCCTTACTTCAGGCGTAACTTATTTATGGAGCAACGGGCAAACCACCCAAACCGCGACAGGATTGTGTGCAGGCATACATAATATAACATTGAATTACAACTGCAAGGACTATCGGGATACTGTTATGATATCCGCACCGGGCAATATTGCTGTTACAAGTTCGCAAACCAATGTAACCTGCAATGCAGGCAATACCGGGAATGCAAATGTTAATGTCAGCGGAGGTTTGTTACCTTATACTTACAGTTGGTCAGGTGGAGCCGGAACAAGTCCAAATGCAAATAATCTTACTGCCGGTAATTATACAGTTACGGTTACTGACGCAAATGGTTGTAAAGCCATTAAAATAGTAGGCATTGATCAACCCGATCCTTTGATAGCAAACTTGGCAACAACCAATAACAGCTGCTCTTCAACAGGAAGTGCAACTTTGTATATTAGTAATAACGCCCCCTATACTTATACATGGAGCACCAGCCAGACAGGCACTTCCATTGGAGGACTTATTGCCGGTACTTATACGCTTACAGTAAACTCAAGTAACGGCTGTAGTCAAACTAAAATCTTTAACTAA
- a CDS encoding SBBP repeat-containing protein: MVNKYKSNIKQFLYFTGTMFMLYTSCINGQDIVNSYTEKTTKHSTRNGDLSQFTQSMRGNSIRFTENKGQIVDIRGDLRPDVLYKGENSGMDIYLRKTGISYVHSNINKVMHEIEEQIEEKEHADLLMPGKKESKEDLIKLRFELEQKSLLKIHRLDVDFVDANHNLNIYTSAPIGGYNNYYYPHCTKGILNVRSFGEVTTKNIYNNIDVTFYGENSAGLKYDIIVNPGGDAEQIKLNYSGAEELKVENGKLLIKTSLGELIESMPKVYQRVNGEIIDIKAAYILTGTIVSMRLEEWNHSFPLVIDPWVSYYGGNTYDGGTAVDTDPAGNLVFCGHTTSTNFPNTAGSFQTSFAGPTSFLNTKGDVFIAKMSAAGTGLWATYYGGSDNETGICIASDAVGNIFVTGHTVSTNFPIGFSGANVVHQNIYGGGGVASENWFKGDAFVIALNSAGTRLWATYYGGSSDDMGGGIATDGNNIYLSGSTYSGNAISNGAAFQPAINGTGTVSTTMCDAYAVKFAPNGSVIWGTYVGGSNKDKGSGITCDLAGNIYLTGGTASTNFPVSGACYQPVFGGGGGDGFLFKFSPAGARIWATYYGGSYQTMFDLPIPIVTDGLNNVIFAHTISGNINVITNDGSSSAGAYQPLYGGGLFEGNIVKLNSGGTRMWATYLGGSSDEYALALAADATNNIYVYGEWEDTDSKNYQISACAYQPVSGGGEDQFIAKYDPNGQQRCITYMGGSREDDMDNGGANGITVNGSFLYITGYTTGGYPVTAGAYQTAYGAVQDGTTANAFVAQLCINICEGKSLIIAPSANAVTCPGTPVNFTPNVSNSCDTSGYKYKWTFTGGTPNTSTAQNPSVSYSTPGYYNVKLVVTTPCKKDSVTKTNYVIVNPCTINATATGAALCSASNCTNITAAGSSGTSPYTYSWNTGATTSTINVCPPIGTTVYTVMVTDAAGNYAATTTSVTVNRSPTLRTNSYNISCTQSGQAYVDSVNGKSSSQGTAGQIPWNYQFNWSNNSTWYSHNGLAPGGYTVTVTDLSNGCTATKTFNITSTGAASATFTSSNACIGSLVNFTNTGSSGTGVTHSWYIGAPVNTSGTTTNFSYTFLTAGSYNVDHTVTNAGCTNKVTNIVTVINCNGPTVTATGSSVCPGLCAAATSSGTGGTAPYTYTWSNGATTQNINPCPASTTTYTVTIKDSGGNTSTSTAIVTVNPAINVTTTSTNITCNGSMNGSVLANPTGGTSPFTYTWNNGQTSQTITGLTSGNYTITITDAKGCTTTSTSAVISPPPLLGQFTKGTAGCNGCGCKEWIMLNAAGGTNPYSYSWPDGYINRYKNQLCPGTYTINIKDKNGCSVNVNLTAP; the protein is encoded by the coding sequence ATGGTGAATAAATACAAATCGAATATAAAACAGTTCTTATATTTTACAGGAACAATGTTCATGCTATATACCTCTTGTATCAACGGGCAGGATATAGTTAATTCTTATACAGAAAAAACCACTAAACATTCGACGAGGAATGGAGATCTATCGCAATTTACCCAAAGCATGCGCGGCAATAGCATCCGTTTTACCGAAAACAAAGGACAAATTGTTGATATAAGAGGCGACCTTCGTCCTGATGTTTTATATAAAGGAGAAAATTCCGGTATGGATATTTATTTACGTAAAACAGGAATAAGTTATGTGCACAGCAACATTAATAAAGTAATGCATGAAATTGAAGAACAAATAGAAGAAAAGGAACATGCCGACTTGTTAATGCCAGGAAAAAAAGAGAGTAAAGAAGACCTGATTAAATTAAGGTTTGAGTTAGAGCAAAAATCTTTGCTGAAAATACACAGGCTGGATGTTGATTTTGTTGATGCAAACCATAATCTCAATATCTATACTTCAGCTCCAATTGGCGGATATAATAATTACTACTACCCACATTGCACCAAAGGCATTTTAAATGTACGTTCCTTTGGCGAAGTAACAACCAAAAATATTTACAACAATATAGATGTAACGTTCTATGGAGAGAATAGTGCAGGTCTCAAGTATGATATAATTGTAAACCCCGGCGGTGATGCTGAACAAATAAAATTAAACTATTCGGGTGCCGAAGAACTAAAAGTCGAGAATGGAAAACTGTTAATTAAAACAAGTTTAGGTGAACTTATTGAATCCATGCCAAAAGTATATCAACGTGTCAATGGTGAAATTATTGATATAAAAGCAGCATATATTTTGACCGGAACAATAGTAAGCATGCGGCTTGAAGAATGGAATCATTCCTTCCCTTTGGTGATCGACCCTTGGGTATCGTATTATGGCGGAAATACATACGATGGCGGCACGGCTGTAGATACTGATCCCGCCGGCAATTTGGTTTTTTGCGGCCATACTACTTCTACTAATTTTCCGAATACCGCCGGCAGCTTTCAAACATCTTTTGCCGGGCCCACTTCATTTCTAAATACAAAAGGCGATGTTTTTATTGCTAAAATGAGTGCCGCCGGCACAGGTTTATGGGCCACCTATTATGGCGGAAGTGACAATGAAACAGGCATTTGTATCGCCAGCGATGCCGTCGGAAATATTTTTGTAACGGGGCACACAGTATCAACCAATTTTCCGATTGGATTTTCAGGAGCTAATGTTGTACACCAAAACATTTATGGCGGCGGGGGTGTTGCCAGTGAAAACTGGTTTAAAGGTGACGCGTTTGTGATCGCGTTAAACTCTGCGGGAACAAGGCTTTGGGCAACATATTATGGCGGCAGCTCGGATGACATGGGCGGCGGCATAGCAACTGACGGAAACAATATTTATTTATCAGGATCGACTTACTCCGGAAATGCGATATCCAACGGAGCTGCTTTTCAGCCTGCTATAAATGGTACGGGTACAGTAAGCACTACAATGTGCGACGCATACGCTGTAAAGTTTGCACCTAATGGGTCCGTGATCTGGGGTACATATGTAGGCGGCTCGAACAAGGATAAAGGCAGCGGTATAACATGTGACCTTGCCGGGAACATATATTTGACAGGCGGAACAGCGTCAACAAATTTTCCTGTTTCAGGAGCATGTTACCAACCAGTCTTTGGCGGCGGCGGTGGTGATGGTTTTCTATTCAAGTTCTCTCCGGCAGGCGCGCGCATTTGGGCTACGTATTATGGTGGAAGCTATCAAACCATGTTCGATCTTCCAATACCTATTGTAACAGATGGATTAAACAATGTGATCTTTGCCCATACTATTTCAGGAAACATCAATGTAATTACCAATGATGGCAGCTCATCTGCCGGTGCTTACCAGCCTCTTTATGGCGGAGGTTTGTTTGAGGGAAATATTGTTAAACTTAATTCCGGCGGAACGAGGATGTGGGCCACTTACCTTGGAGGAAGCAGTGATGAATATGCTCTTGCTCTCGCTGCTGATGCCACAAATAATATTTATGTTTACGGAGAATGGGAGGATACCGATTCAAAAAATTATCAGATAAGCGCATGCGCCTATCAACCTGTTTCCGGTGGAGGAGAGGATCAATTCATTGCCAAATATGACCCTAATGGACAACAGCGTTGCATAACTTATATGGGGGGAAGCAGGGAAGATGACATGGACAATGGAGGTGCAAATGGAATTACTGTAAATGGCAGTTTCCTTTATATTACAGGCTACACCACCGGAGGTTATCCTGTAACTGCTGGCGCGTATCAAACAGCTTACGGAGCTGTTCAGGATGGAACTACCGCCAACGCATTTGTGGCTCAGTTGTGTATTAATATTTGTGAAGGCAAAAGTTTAATAATCGCTCCTTCCGCGAACGCTGTAACCTGCCCCGGCACTCCTGTTAATTTTACACCAAACGTAAGTAATTCCTGCGACACAAGTGGCTATAAATATAAATGGACCTTTACAGGTGGTACGCCAAATACTTCAACCGCACAAAATCCTTCGGTCAGCTATTCTACTCCCGGTTACTATAATGTAAAGCTTGTTGTAACAACGCCCTGCAAAAAAGATTCGGTAACAAAAACAAATTATGTGATTGTCAACCCCTGCACGATCAACGCTACAGCAACGGGAGCGGCATTATGTTCCGCAAGCAACTGCACAAACATTACTGCCGCAGGATCGAGCGGCACAAGTCCGTACACATACAGCTGGAATACCGGAGCCACCACTTCAACAATCAATGTTTGTCCGCCAATAGGTACAACCGTTTATACTGTAATGGTTACCGATGCTGCAGGAAATTACGCAGCAACTACAACATCAGTAACGGTAAACCGTTCTCCAACCCTGCGGACAAATAGTTATAATATTAGCTGTACACAAAGCGGACAAGCTTATGTTGATTCTGTAAATGGCAAATCATCATCGCAAGGTACTGCCGGCCAAATTCCCTGGAATTATCAATTTAACTGGAGTAACAATAGTACATGGTATAGCCATAATGGCCTGGCTCCGGGTGGGTATACAGTTACAGTTACCGATCTCAGCAATGGTTGTACCGCTACAAAAACATTTAATATAACAAGCACGGGTGCAGCTTCTGCAACATTTACATCATCAAACGCCTGCATAGGCTCGTTGGTGAATTTTACTAATACGGGGTCGAGTGGTACAGGGGTAACGCATAGCTGGTATATTGGTGCTCCTGTGAACACAAGCGGAACCACTACTAATTTCTCCTATACATTTTTAACTGCAGGTTCATATAACGTAGATCACACAGTTACGAATGCCGGGTGCACCAATAAAGTTACGAATATTGTAACTGTTATTAACTGCAATGGACCCACAGTAACTGCCACCGGCAGTTCTGTGTGTCCTGGACTTTGTGCAGCAGCAACGTCCAGTGGTACTGGAGGTACGGCGCCGTATACCTACACATGGAGCAATGGCGCTACAACACAAAACATCAACCCTTGTCCGGCATCAACCACTACTTATACTGTAACCATCAAAGATTCAGGCGGCAATACATCGACCTCGACCGCAATTGTAACTGTTAATCCTGCCATTAATGTAACGACTACATCCACTAACATAACGTGCAATGGCAGTATGAATGGCAGTGTTCTTGCAAATCCCACAGGGGGTACCTCTCCGTTTACATACACCTGGAACAATGGACAAACTTCACAAACAATTACCGGCCTTACATCAGGCAATTATACGATAACTATTACTGACGCAAAAGGATGCACAACTACTTCTACATCTGCTGTAATTTCACCTCCACCATTGCTCGGCCAATTTACCAAAGGAACTGCAGGTTGTAACGGATGTGGCTGTAAAGAATGGATAATGCTGAATGCAGCGGGCGGTACAAATCCTTACTCCTACTCCTGGCCCGATGGGTATATCAATAGATATAAGAATCAGCTTTGCCCGGGCACATACACTATAAATATAAAGGATAAAAATGGGTGCAGTGTGAATGTAAATCTGACCGCTCCTTAA